A single Nicotiana tabacum cultivar K326 chromosome 5, ASM71507v2, whole genome shotgun sequence DNA region contains:
- the LOC107778990 gene encoding glutamate dehydrogenase B-like precursor (The RefSeq protein has 2 substitutions compared to this genomic sequence) — translation MNALAATNRNFKLAARLLGLDSKLEKSLLIPFREIKVECTIPKDDGSLASFVGFRVQHDNARGPMKGGIRYHPEVDPDEVNALAQLMTWKTAVANIPYGGAKGGIGCSPSDLSNSELERLTRVFTQKIHDLIGIHTDVPAPDMGTNPQTMAWILDEYSKFHGYSPAVVTGKPIDLGGSLGRDAATGRGVLFVTEALVKEHGKSIAGQRFVIQGFGNVGSWAAKLINEQGGKIVAVSDITGAIKNENGLNIASLLKHVKENRGVKGFNDARPIDPHSILVEDCDVLIPAALGGVINRDNANDIKAKYIIEAANHPTDPEADEILAKKGVVILPDIYANSGGVTVSYFEWVQNIQGFMWDEDKVNAELKTYMTRGFKDVKDMCKTHNCDLRMGAFTLGVNRVARATVLRGWEA, via the exons ATGAATGCTTTAGCAGCAACAAATAGAAACTTTAAGCTGGCAGCTCGACTGCTCGGTTTAGACTCTAAGCTGGAAAAGAGTCTGCTAATCCCCTTTAGAGAAATTAAG GTGGAGTGTACAATACCAAAAGATGATGGCTCATTGGCATCTTTTGTTGGATTCAGAGTACAACATGACAATGCTCGCGGGCCTATGAAAGGCGGAATCAGATACCATCCTGAG GTTGACCCGGATGAGGTAAATGCCTTAGCACAGCTAATGACATGGAAAACAGCAGTAGCCAATATACCATATGGTGGGGCTAAAGGGGGCATAGGATGTAGCCCTAGTGACCTGAGTAACTCTGAGCTAGAACGACTTACTCGAGTATTTACTCAAAAAATACATGACCTGATCGGAATTCACACTGATGTTCCGGCACCAGATATGGGAACAAATCCACAG ACAATGGCATGGATTCTCGACGAGTACTCAAAATTTCATGGTTATTCACCTGCAGTTGTCACCGGAAAACCTATT GATCTTGGTGGATCCTTAGGCAGAGATGCAGCTACCGGAAGGGGTGTTCTCTTTGCTACGGAAGCACTGCTAAAAGAGCATGGCAAGAGTATTGCTGGGCAGCGTTTTGTTATACAG GGATTTGGGAATGTTGGTTCCTGGGCAGCAAAACTCATCAATGAGCAAGGTGGGAAAATCGTTGCAGTAAGTGACATAACAGGCGCCATAAAGAACGAGAATGGACTCAACATAGCAAGCCTACTCAAACACGTGAAGGAAAATCGTGGAGTTAAAGGTTTCAATGATGCACGTCCAATAGATCCACATTCAATACTAGTAGAAGATTGTGATGTTCTTATACCAGCTGCCCTTGGCGGAGTAATCAACAG GGATAATGCAAATGATATTAAAGCCAAATATATTATTGAGGCAGCTAACCATCCGACTGATCCAGAAGCTGATGAG ATTTTGGCAAAGAAAGGAGTTGTCATCCTACCAGACATATACGCTAATTCAGGTGGTGTCACCGTTAGTTATTTTGAGTGGGTTCAG AACATCCAGGGCTTTATGTGGGATGAGGATAAAGTGAATGCTGAGTTGAAGACATACATGACAAGAGGCTTTAAAGATGTCAAGGATATGTGCAAGACTCACAACTGTGATCTCCGAATGGGTGCCTTCACGCTGGGCGTTAATCGTGTAGCTAGAGCGACTGTTCTAAGGGGATGGGAAGCTTGA
- the LOC107778990 gene encoding glutamate dehydrogenase B-like isoform X1, with translation MNALAATNRNFKLAARLLGLDSKLEKSLLIPFREIKVECTIPKDDGSLASFVGFRVQHDNARGPMKGGIRYHPEVDPDEVNALAQLMTWKTAVANIPYGGAKGGIGCSPSDLSNSELERLTRVFTQKIHDLIGIHTDVPAPDMGTNPQTMAWILDEYSKFHGYSPAVVTGKPIDLGGSLGRDAATGRGVLFATEALLKEHGKSIAGQRFVIQGFGNVGSWAAKLINEQGGKIVAVSDITGAIKNENGLNIASLLKHVKENRGVKGFNDARPIDPHSILVEDCDVLIPAALGGVINRDNANDIKAKYIIEAANHPTDPEADEILAKKGVVILPDIYANSGGVTVSYFEWVQNIQGFMWDEDKVNAELKTYMTRGFKDVKDMCKTHNCDLRMGAFTLGVNRVARATVLRGWEA, from the exons ATGAATGCTTTAGCAGCAACAAATAGAAACTTTAAGCTGGCAGCTCGACTGCTCGGTTTAGACTCTAAGCTGGAAAAGAGTCTGCTAATCCCCTTTAGAGAAATTAAG GTGGAGTGTACAATACCAAAAGATGATGGCTCATTGGCATCTTTTGTTGGATTCAGAGTACAACATGACAATGCTCGCGGGCCTATGAAAGGCGGAATCAGATACCATCCTGAG GTTGACCCGGATGAGGTAAATGCCTTAGCACAGCTAATGACATGGAAAACAGCAGTAGCCAATATACCATATGGTGGGGCTAAAGGGGGCATAGGATGTAGCCCTAGTGACCTGAGTAACTCTGAGCTAGAACGACTTACTCGAGTATTTACTCAAAAAATACATGACCTGATCGGAATTCACACTGATGTTCCGGCACCAGATATGGGAACAAATCCACAG ACAATGGCATGGATTCTCGACGAGTACTCAAAATTTCATGGTTATTCACCTGCAGTTGTCACCGGAAAACCTATT GATCTTGGTGGATCCTTAGGCAGAGATGCAGCTACCGGAAGGGGTGTTCTCTTTGCTACGGAAGCACTGCTAAAAGAGCATGGCAAGAGTATTGCTGGGCAGCGTTTTGTTATACAG GGATTTGGGAATGTTGGTTCCTGGGCAGCAAAACTCATCAATGAGCAAGGTGGGAAAATCGTTGCAGTAAGTGACATAACAGGCGCCATAAAGAACGAGAATGGACTCAACATAGCAAGCCTACTCAAACACGTGAAGGAAAATCGTGGAGTTAAAGGTTTCAATGATGCACGTCCAATAGATCCACATTCAATACTAGTAGAAGATTGTGATGTTCTTATACCAGCTGCCCTTGGCGGAGTAATCAACAG GGATAATGCAAATGATATTAAAGCCAAATATATTATTGAGGCAGCTAACCATCCGACTGATCCAGAAGCTGATGAG ATTTTGGCAAAGAAAGGAGTTGTCATCCTACCAGACATATACGCTAATTCAGGTGGTGTCACCGTTAGTTATTTTGAGTGGGTTCAG AACATCCAGGGCTTTATGTGGGATGAGGATAAAGTGAATGCTGAGTTGAAGACATACATGACAAGAGGCTTTAAAGATGTCAAGGATATGTGCAAGACTCACAACTGTGATCTCCGAATGGGTGCCTTCACGCTGGGCGTTAATCGTGTAGCTAGAGCGACTGTTCTAAGGGGATGGGAAGCTTGA